A single genomic interval of Zonotrichia albicollis isolate bZonAlb1 chromosome 33, bZonAlb1.hap1, whole genome shotgun sequence harbors:
- the LOC141726242 gene encoding uncharacterized protein LOC141726242, producing the protein MGLVGSRGGAPVSGGPGRSGVPGVSLRSPGGAGCGARAGREVRGSPVRPSIHPIHPSVRPSPAAAVAAAKWVSLTAAGPGPLPPPPAPPGPPARPGPAIRGGGGGGAGAMAMAGCPVLLPLLLLLLLAGTPRSARACPGTPGPAPVSPGPAAPPAPVCGGCSGLGSPRGSRAAVSPAAPPPPGPPPAAAAALGALLRSLRRPGRAPGAPRPRWGWGLQGGPQARLSPRSRDPPAAPFWTMATPQRFGRRR; encoded by the exons ATGGGTTTGGTGGGGAGCAGGGGAGGCGCCCCCGTCTCAGGGGGTCCCGGCAGgtcgggggtcccgggggtctcgCTCCGCAGCCCCGGCGGTGCCGGTTGCGGAGCCCGGGCGGGGCGGGAGGTGCGGGGCTCCCCTGTCcgcccatccatccatcccatccatccatccgtccgtccgtccccGGCGGCGGCTGTCGCGGCTGCTAAATGGGTTTCATTAAcggcggcggggcccgggccgctcccgccgccccccgctcccccgggacccccggcccggcccggcccggctataagaggcggcggcggcggcggggcgggggcgatGGCGATGGCggggtgccctgtgctgctcccgctgctgctgctgctgctgctggcggggACCCCGCGCTCCGCCCGCGCCTGTCCCGGgacccccggcccggccccggtgagccccggcccggccgcgccgccgGCTCCGGTTTGTggggggtgctcggggctggggtcGCCGCGCGGTTCCAGGGCCGCCGTGAGCCCCGCGGCTCCCCCGCCTCCGGggccgccccccgccgccgccgccgccctggGAGCGCTGCTCCGGTCCCTGCGGCGCCCCGGCCGCGCCCCCGGCGCCCCCCGGCCGAG gtggggctgggggctgcaggggggtcCCCAGGCCCGGCTCAGCCCCCGCAGCCGGGACCCCCCGGCGGCCCCGTTCTGGACCATGGCGACCCCGCAGCGCTTCGGCCGCCGCCGCTGA